From one Candidatus Dormiibacterota bacterium genomic stretch:
- a CDS encoding histidine kinase dimerization/phospho-acceptor domain-containing protein: MTSTKEGRQAEAELLQRLLSITHDILAAQEIGPALEQIARAVSELFGFTYVTIVAADAPGEDLFRRVLHGFPEEIVRTRLGERIVREDILGFLEPQSQVLPNCYYTPAEHETFWARSIYTGYRPLDELRSAPGAWHERDTLALVLPDHDGQMLGYLSADAPTDGKVPSRETLRKMQLFVNLVGLALANTRAHQAEIERRRILEENARVQNEFFSMISHEVRSPLAAIRGASALFETHFESRGAERRQEACFQAPRCGSRPFSRTSCCFRGWRRGISPCGSSRSIRSRFSRNRWRGFVASTRSALFMRPIWSPSRRCWRTLGEPCRFSPTCSKTP, from the coding sequence ATGACTTCGACGAAAGAGGGCCGCCAGGCCGAGGCCGAGCTGCTCCAACGCCTGCTCTCGATCACGCACGACATTCTTGCCGCGCAGGAGATCGGTCCGGCGCTCGAGCAGATCGCGCGCGCCGTTTCGGAGCTGTTCGGGTTCACCTACGTCACCATCGTCGCCGCCGATGCCCCGGGCGAAGATCTGTTTCGCCGCGTCCTCCACGGGTTTCCCGAAGAGATCGTCCGCACGCGCCTGGGCGAGCGCATCGTCCGCGAGGACATTTTGGGCTTCCTCGAGCCACAATCCCAAGTGCTTCCCAACTGCTACTACACCCCGGCCGAGCACGAGACGTTCTGGGCCAGAAGCATCTATACGGGATATCGTCCGCTCGATGAATTACGGAGTGCCCCCGGGGCCTGGCACGAACGCGACACGCTTGCTCTGGTGCTGCCGGACCACGACGGCCAGATGCTGGGCTACCTCTCCGCCGATGCCCCTACGGACGGCAAGGTGCCCTCTCGCGAGACCCTGCGCAAAATGCAGCTCTTCGTCAACTTGGTCGGGCTCGCGCTCGCGAACACGCGCGCCCATCAGGCCGAGATCGAACGCCGCCGTATCCTCGAAGAGAACGCCCGCGTTCAAAACGAGTTCTTCAGCATGATCTCGCACGAAGTACGCTCGCCGTTAGCCGCCATCCGGGGCGCGAGCGCCCTCTTCGAAACGCACTTTGAATCGCGGGGCGCCGAGCGACGCCAGGAGGCGTGCTTTCAAGCTCCACGATGCGGCTCTCGTCCATTTTCGAGGACTTCTTGCTGCTTTCGCGGATGGAGGCGGGGCATCTCTCCCTGCGGGTCGAGCCGGTCGATCCGGTCCCGATTCTCGAGGAATCGATGGCGCGGATTCGTAGCGAGCACCCGGAGCGCACTTTTCATGCGGCCTATCTGGAGCCCGTCCCGGCGATGTTGGCGGACGTTGGGCGAACCGTGCAGATTCTCACCAACCTGCTCAAAAACGCCGTGA
- a CDS encoding ATP-binding protein, protein MQILTNLLKNAVKYSYPDSPIHIDVHGSEDRVTIAVVNEGPGIAEEDRSKLFTRFGHLALDDGSIGLGLYICRELVTKMGGQIGFESEPERLTSFWFTLPRA, encoded by the coding sequence GTGCAGATTCTCACCAACCTGCTCAAAAACGCCGTGAAGTACAGCTATCCCGATAGCCCCATCCACATCGACGTGCACGGCTCCGAGGATCGGGTGACGATCGCGGTGGTCAACGAAGGGCCCGGGATCGCCGAAGAGGACCGAAGCAAGCTCTTTACTCGGTTTGGCCACCTTGCTTTGGACGATGGCTCGATCGGGCTAGGCCTCTACATTTGCCGGGAACTCGTCACCAAAATGGGCGGCCAAATCGGCTTCGAAAGCGAGCCGGAGCGGCTCACGAGCTTCTGGTTTACGCTCCCGCGTGCCTAG